The segment CGGCCTGGGAAATATTCCTAAAACCTGCCTGGGTGAAGGTTCTTACAGGGTCATTCACAACCCTGAAGTGCTGACGATAATCTCCACGGGTGAAGCAAATGATATTGAACGCACTGTAAGAATAGTATATACGGGTAATTATTGATGAGAGGGAAAACCGGTCCGGTTTCTCTTAATAGCGGGTTTACTTATATTGAATTGCTTGTTACCATTGCCATTATATCGGTTTGTTTTTTTCCGTTACTAAGGTTATTTTCAACCAGTGTGGTTTCTGTCGCCGGAAGCAGTGATCTAGCCACGGCTCTTGACTTGGCACGGGAGGAAATGGAGAAAATGAAAAACCTTAATTACAGCGAGGCGCAGCTGGCAGCTGTAGGAAACGTTTTTTACCCGCCTGCCGAAAAACCTCCTTTGACCTTAAACAAGCAGGACTGGAGGGTGGAGAGGATTATTATTCCGGGCTCCGACCCTTTAGAAGTGCATGTGCGGGTATTTAAAACTGATAATATGAAGAAACCTGTCGCCCGGCTGGTTACCTTGATTGAAGATTTACAGTAAAAGATAAAATGAAGAGTTCAGGCAGTCGTGGATTTACGCTGGTAGAATTGTTAATTGCGGTATTGATTTCTTCGATTATCGCCTCAACGGTTGTTTTAATGCTTGCCAGTTCGCTGGAAGTTTGGAGGTTTGGTAATGCCCAACTGTCTATCGATAAGGTAAATCAGACAATTTTAGGAAGAATTGTTGAGGGAACTTTCCAACTGCAGGGTTTACGCGATGCAATGGAGATTTACAGGGCCTCGGCCAATGAAATTGTTTTTGTCCCCCTACAAAAAGATACGCGGATACTGGAGTATTCTATATCCGGAGGGGATAAAATATTTCTCCAGAGGCAGTTTAAGGCCGGGACGAATAAACCGATAGTCGAGGCAAGACTGCCCGCAGAAAGCGCGTTTAGCAGGGTGAGCACTGTTTTTTATTACGGAAAGGAAATAGGACCGGAAAGACTGGACGATTACGTTATTGTTAAACAATCCCTGCCGATTGGCACTGAACTGAAGTTTACTTATCATCCCGATCCGGGCTATGGGCCTGAGGTAAGAATGCGGTATTTTTGGGATACCGCCGAGAAAAAATTATATTATGTTTATCAGGGAATTATTACCGAGGTGCCGGTAAGAAACCCGGATGTAGAAATAGAAGGAATCGAATTTTTCTATTTTGCCAATGCCAATGCGCCGATCTTACCTTCAGATACTAATCTTGAACTTTCTACCGGCCAGTTGAAACGAATCACCGCGGTTAAAATTATAGTTGTCTCAAGGAAAGAAGAAGAGGTAAAAGAGGCTGTTTCCTTTGTAAATATCAGGAATTTAAGCAATCGCGGCTCGGGAATTATTATTACCGAAGGCAGTGAAATAGGGATTCCCGATAGCGATAATATCAAGGCGCTTTCACTGGTGAATATCAACGGTGCCCATCAGGGTGATGAGATTGTGCTGGAAATCAGCTCTAAAAGAGGCAAAACCTGGAAGATAACAATAGAATTC is part of the Candidatus Omnitrophota bacterium genome and harbors:
- a CDS encoding type II secretion system protein; protein product: MRGKTGPVSLNSGFTYIELLVTIAIISVCFFPLLRLFSTSVVSVAGSSDLATALDLAREEMEKMKNLNYSEAQLAAVGNVFYPPAEKPPLTLNKQDWRVERIIIPGSDPLEVHVRVFKTDNMKKPVARLVTLIEDLQ
- a CDS encoding type II secretion system protein; translated protein: MKSSGSRGFTLVELLIAVLISSIIASTVVLMLASSLEVWRFGNAQLSIDKVNQTILGRIVEGTFQLQGLRDAMEIYRASANEIVFVPLQKDTRILEYSISGGDKIFLQRQFKAGTNKPIVEARLPAESAFSRVSTVFYYGKEIGPERLDDYVIVKQSLPIGTELKFTYHPDPGYGPEVRMRYFWDTAEKKLYYVYQGIITEVPVRNPDVEIEGIEFFYFANANAPILPSDTNLELSTGQLKRITAVKIIVVSRKEEEVKEAVSFVNIRNLSNRGSGIIITEGSEIGIPDSDNIKALSLVNINGAHQGDEIVLEISSKRGKTWKITIEFGSPPEEIEFPEVKIKGYKIEYPEGKIVFNQEAYSSLKNGVSFLNMGNDLYDYDNDPNIEDIVYYKGEGIKLKVVKMNVDAAAIAVQP